The Lewinellaceae bacterium DNA window TTTCTAGATTTTGAAAAGCCCCTGGAAAGCCTCTACGAACAACTTGACAAGATCAAGCAGGTCGCAGAGCAAGGTGATGTGGATGTTTCTGCAACCATCCAGGAGATAGAGAACAAGATCAAGGCAAAGAAAAAGGAAATCTACACCAATCTGACCGGTTGGCAGCGGGTGCAATTATCCAGGCATCCGGAACGGCCCTATACCCTCTATTACATCAGCCAGATCTGCAAAAAATTCATTGAGCTCCACGGTGACCGCAACATTGGCGACGACAAAGCTATAGTTGGCGGTTTGGCCAAGATCAATGGTGACACGTTAATGATCATTGGCCATCAGAAGGGCATCAATACCAAGATGCGCCAGTATCGCAATTTCGGCATGGCCAATCCGGAAGGGTACCGCAAAGCGCTCCGGCTGATGAAAATGGCTGAAAAATTCGGCTTCCCGATCGTTTGTTTTATTGACACCCCCGGAGCTTATCCCGGCATCGAAGCTGAAGAGCGCGGCCAGGCTGAAGCGATCGCGCGCAATCTTTTTGAGATGGTGAAACTGCGGGTCCCGGTGATTTGCTACATCATCGGTGAGGGCGCATCCGGAGGAGCATTGGGTATCGGTGTTGGAGACCGGGTGTTCATGCTGGAGAACTCCTGGTATTCCGTCATTTCGCCGGAAAACTGTTCAACCATCCTCTGGCGGACCTGGGATTATAAGGAACAAGCAGCCGAAGCGCTCAAACTCACGGCCGATCACATGCTGGAATTCGGCCTGATCGATGACATCGTTAAAGAACCGCTGGGCGGTGCCCACACGGATCCCGAGACCATGGCGAAGGCCCTGAAAAAACACATCAAAAAAGAACTGACGGCCTTAAGCGAAATGACTCCGGAAGCGCGGATCACAGCCCGAATCGATAAATATGCCAATATGGGCCATTTTGCCGTACGACCTCCTGAAGCGGAAATTGAGCCTACGGTTCAAGAAGAGTCCTGATATGATGCAATGGGTCCAGCACCTGCGGGAAAAGATCTTCCTGAAGATCCTGCAAAATGTCCACAGACGTCCCGAAGACACCGCATACATGGATCCGAACATGCGGGTTACCAGTATCGGAATTCTCTTTGACGGCACCTATCCGGAAGACCGGCAGGTACTGGATCAGCTGGTTCAGCAATTGCGGCAGTCCAACAACCAGGTTCTCGTACTGGGTTACATCGACAACTATTCCATCGCCTCCACCTACCCTTTTAAGCACTTTTACAAAAAGCATGTGAATTGGCTGTATGTCCCAAAACATCCCGATATCAATCAATTTACCCGCATCCGCTGTGACATCTTACTGAACCTGGGCAGGCCGGACTTATTGCCCCTGCACTACATAGCCAAACAAGCGATGGCATCCTTCAAGGTAGGGCCACACTACCCGGGCATTGAAATTTACGATGTCATGGTCCACGCACCCAATGAACATACCCTGGACGGCTTCATTGCCAATGTAAAACGATTGTTAAAAAACATACAATACCGGAATGACTAGTCAACCGACATTCTGGGGCACCGGAGTTGCCCTCGTCACCCCATTGCATCTGGATGGCACCATCGACTGGGAGCAACTGGCCCGGGTTATCGACCACGTTCTATCAGGAGGTGTAGAGTACATCGTTTCACTGGGCACGACCGGAGAGGCTGTGACATTGACCACGCAGGAGTGCAAACAGATCGTGCGGTTTACCATCGGTGAAGTCAAAGGAAGAGTACCGGTGGTTGTCGGGCTTTTTGGAAGCAACTGGACGGCTAAGTTGGTGCAATATGTCCGTGATTTTGATTTTACCGGCATCGACGGGATCCTTTCCAGTAGCCCGGCTTATACCAAACCTTCGCAGGAAGGCCTGTTTCAACACTACGCGGCCCTGGCAAAGGAGAGTCCGGTCCCCATCATTCTTTATAATGTCCCCGGACGAACCGGCATGAACATCGCCCCGGAGACCATGTTCCGACTGGCTAAAGCCCATGAAAACATCGTTGCGGTGAAAGAAGCTTCCGGTAATCTGGACCAGATCCAGAAATTAACGAAGCATGCCCCGGAAAACTTTACCATCCTTTCAGGGGATGATCCTTCTGTCCTTTCCCATATGGTTCACGGCGTAAAAGGCGCCATTTCGGTGATAGCCAATGCTTACCCACGTACCTTTTCCGATATGATCCGGCTCGGGCTACAGGGGAAATTTGCTGAAGCAGATGTATTGCACAAACAGATGCAGGACGTTCATCCGTGGCTTTATGTGGAGGGCAATCCGGTGGGAATCAAAGCCGCCATGCAACATCTGGGGTTCGGATCACGACAGGTCCGCCTGCCGCTGGTACCTATGTCAGAAGGCAACAGACAAAAGCTGATCGAAGCCATTCAGGCGAGTGGGTTATAGAGGACCCAATTTAGCCCAAAACTATACCCAGGTACAGCATGGAATGTGCCCGGAAACCGGATCTTACCAACTTGTCATTGTGCCTAATCAATTTCTGGTAGCAGTTAAATCATCCTGATACAGTGAATCGTTATTCCTATCCTTTCCATTCAATAATGAAAAGAGCCAAAAGTGGCTGGCTGCCGGGATGGATTCTTATTACACTCTTCGCCTTTCCATTACCTGCGCGATGTCAGGAAATGTCCCGCGACACGCTGATCTGGCATGCCAATGATTATTTCAACAAGAGTTTCAATCAGGCTCGTCGCAACTCTGATCTGGCCCAGATTTATGCCGATTCGTCAAAGATGCTTTATGAAGCAGCTGACGAACCGTATGGTGTGATGCGCTACGATTATCTGATGGGTGTGATTGAACGTTTCAGAGGCAATTTCCCAAAGGCCAAAGAACATTTGAATGAATTTCTGGTGGCTGCCATTGATAAAAAGGATACGCTAAAGATGGCTGACACTCATTTCCAGCTGGGTACGATACTCCAGAATCAGGGACTGCTCGATGAAGCCATCGAACACGGGTATGCATCCATACGACTCTATGAAGCAGCCGGTTATCCACAGTATACAGCTGATAGCTACACCAACCTGGGTATCATTTATCGAAAACTGAAACAATATGATTCTGCCGAACAGCAATATCGCCGTGCCCTGGAAATAGATGAAGAATTAAATGACCTTGATGGTCAGGCCGGCAACAATGCCAATTTGGGTAACCTTTTCGCCGAGCAGAGCCGCTATGAAGAAGCCATCCAGTGCTACCGGAGGGCCATGCGTTTCGACTCCTTAAACCAATCGCTGTGGGGATTGGCATATGACCACGAGGATATCGGCAACATGTACAACCATCAGGGTCATTTCCGGGAAGGGCTTAACCAGCATTTTCGGGCGCTGGGTATCCGGCGGAAGCTGCCCCACAAAAGAGAGATCGCGTTCAGCTACCAAAATATTGGCAACACTTATTTTGAATTGCTACAATATGACCGCGCCATCATCTACCTGGATTCGGCAGCTGCGATAGGACGCGACATTCAAGCATTGGAGTTACTAAGTGAAACAGCCCTGGTCAAATCGAAGATCTATGCCCAATCGGGAAACTACCGCCTGGCTTATGCATTCAACCAGGAATATACCAGCCTCCACGACACCCTCATCAATCAGGGTGTTACCGACAAAATAAACACCCTCAATGCCCAATTTGAGACCGAAATAAAAGAGAATCAGATTGCCCTGTTAAACAGTGAAAACGAATTAAAATCATCTCAATTAACTGCCAAAAAAAGACAATTAGCCGGTCTTATGATTGCGCTAGCCTTATTTGCCTTCCTAACGGCACTGGTTTACCGGCTGTACAGCAGAACAGAGTCGCAGAAAAAACTCATTTCCAAAAACCTGGATGAGAAGGAGATCCTCCTGCGGGAAATTCACCATCGCGTAAAAAACAATCTGCAATTCATATCTTCTCTGCTAAACCTCCAGACAGAACACATTGATGATGAAAAAGCTCTGAGTGCATTGCAGGAGGGCCAGGACCGCGTACAATCCATGGCACTCATCCATCAGAATCTTTACCAGGAGGACAACCTGACCGGTGTCAAAGTAAAAGACTATTTCATCAAACTCATCCGCAACCTTTTTGATTCGTACAACATTCGCAAGAATCAAATTGAATTAGAATTGGAGGTAGAAGACCTGAATCTTGACGTAGACACTGTCATTCCTATCGGGTTAATCATCAATGAACTGGTTAGCAATAGTCTGAAATATGCATTCCCGGGTAAACGACAGGGCAACATCCTGGTTAGACTTGAGGAAAGGGACGACCGACTGGAATTGAAGGTTCGTGACAATGGCAAGGGCATCAGTTCCCAGGAAATGGAACAACTGGGCAGCTCATTTGGGTATCGTCTAATCAAGGTATTCCAAAATCAATTAAATGCCGAATTGACGGTTAAAGACCAGGAAGGAATGCTGGTCGAGATAAAAATCCGGAAATACCAGAAAACCAATTAACCTGGAAGCCACCCTACCCCGAATACTATACCTAAGTCTAGCACCCGCCCTTCTGACTCCAATTAACTTGCAGTCATTCGAGAAACTTAATCCAAAAAGGATGTCGAAAAAATTAATTCTCCGGCAGGGATACACCCTACTATTCATTGGCATGTTATTCGTTTCCAACGGATTTTCCCCCTATGGATCGCCCACCTCACCAATGGTTTCAAAGGTCACCTTTCACGTGTTCTCGCAAAAAGTATATTATCAGTCCAACGCCAAGTTCGTGCTAAAACTCGCGGCCAATATAAAGACCAGTGGCACCGATGGCACCAGTACAACGGAAAGTGTAGAGGCTGTTCCCAATCCGGATATTCCACAGCCAACCGAAAGCAAAATCAATGAAGAGACCAAAAAAAATTTCTTCCAAAAATTAGTCGCCCTTTTCAAAAAAAAGGACAAAGGCGTCTTAGCCGATCCGAATGGCAATGGGGATTACAACCCCGGTGGAATATTTCCTATCACCATTATACTTACCCCCGGCGATCAGGGTCTCCCTCCAAGAAGTTTAAAAACCAGGACTTACAACTATGAAAATGTCCAGGAATTTGACAATCGGTTTTTACTGGAAGTAGAGGCTTATTTAAAAACTACTTATCCAATTGATTAATTCCTGAGTAATTGATAAATATCCATGACATTTTCTGCGTAGCAGGTCCCAAATAATAAGAACTATACTTGAGTCCAGCGGACCATCCACAACGACCTCTTTAATTTGTATTCATAAATTTTACAATTAATAATCAAACGATCATGAAATTTAATTCAAATCAATGGTTTAAGGCAGTAGCGATGATCGCTCTCCTTGTCCAGACAGTCATTCTTTCCGGACAAACAAAGCCTTCAAATTTCACAGATGCACCAACCATTAATTTTGAAGGGACCATCACCTTTAACAGGCCCATCAATAAGTATTCCATTACACTTGAATACAATTTTAATATACGATGCAGTGCGAGTGAAGGGATTACAGAAGGTCCCTCTTTTTCAGATTTTATTTCCTCATCAAATGCCGGTACTCTGGAATCAAACGAGGAAAGCGCCGTGAGCAGTGCCGCAAAATCCATATATAATGCCATTAAAAAAGCATTTTCACGCAAACCGGTTTGTGGCGTCAAAGCCGACCCAAATGGCAATGGAGACTCAAAAGACTGGGGAGATATCAGCACCATTCCAATTATCATTACCATCACGCCCAGAGCTACCGGCATCTCACTAAGTAATACTAAAACCAAAGTGTTCAGCTATAAAAATATCGACCAATTCAACACTCAATTCTTATTGGAAGTTGAAGGATTTATGAGTCAGGCATTATAATCTCAGGAATTCCATAAAGCATCCTGAAACCAACACTTATGCCAATGGCAAGGACGATCACTTCTGTACCTGAGCACAGGTCAAGCCATCCGAAAAAGCCATTTATTTACAACACCATTAATAACATAAAATGCAAAACCACGAATTATGAAATTAATTAAAAGCCTGGAATCCGGTTAATATCAAAACCGGATCATACACTCAAAAATCGCACTAAAAGCGCATTAAAGATCAACATTCAAAAAACAGAATATTCAGACTGTCAATTTCTATCATCAACTAAAATCATCAGCCATGAAAATCGTATTCAAAGCAATTATCCTGACCATCAGCACCCTGGCCTTGTTACCAATAGCCCATGCTCAGGATAAACTATACTATTCTCCGGATATTTACAAACAGATGGTTGCTGCCTATGAAAGCGCCAATCTAAAATTGGGTACAGACAAACTTTCAAAATCGGTGCGCTACGAAGTACTTAAAATGATGGCGCTTACTCCCAGCAGCAAGGCATCTAAAATAAATGCCATCGGTGCATGTGCCCTAAAAAAAGGTTACTTAAAATCATCTGAACTGGGATTGATCAACAACTTTTTAAAAATGGAAGTAGCCGGTGACTTAAGTGGTTCGCTAAAAGCAATCTCAGCTATGCGCAATTGCAAACCCAGTTCGGCCATCATGTCAGAAATTGTCAGGCAACTGAATACGGAATCTTCAGGTTCTACGCCACACACCGCAACAGAAAACGAATCTTCTCCCGCTCCGTCCGGAAATATTGACGGGAGCACGATCGATGACATAGGGGATGCGGTGGAAGATGTAATAGAAGCCGAAGGAGTTGTCTTTGGCGCTATCACAGGCGCTATAGCCGGAGCTGAAGGCGGGCCCGCGGGGGCAATTGCAGGGGCCGGAGTCGGAGCACAGATTGGAAAAGCCGTCGGAGAAGCTGCCGCATCCGTTTGGAGGGTGGTCTACAACTTTCTTTTCAAGAAGAAAGAAGATGGAGTCATTGCCGGGCCAAATGGTGAAGATTGTCAAGAACCTTTTACTCTGCCTTCTACAGAGGGGCTTCCATCACTCCCACCACCACGTAATTGATGGAAAATCCACTAATCTTTTGTCAGCAAGAGTCTGCCCGGATCTGCGGTCAGGCTCTTATGACATTTATTATGAAATCCCAGGCACCCGATTCCGGATCCGTCAGTCAGTCATGAGATGCCTATTATGAAAATTGATTTTGTATTCCCGGTGACTAACGATTTCGTTGTGACATGTCATCCAGGCCGGAAAAGCAGGATAGCCAACCGCTTCAACAATAATATTATACCTTACTTTCGAAAAAATTACAATTTCTGCACTATGACCGATGTATCCATCCTGATCATCGAAGATGAAGGAATCGTTGCCGAAGACATTGCAAGCCGGTTACGGAAATTGGGATATGAAGTAGCCGGAATCAAGAACAGCAGTGAGCAGGCATTGAATTTTTTGGCCATCCATAGTCCTGACCTCATCTTGTGCGATATCATGATCGACGGAGAACTGGATGGCATTCAGGTAGCTGAACAGATCTACAATGCCAAAAAGATACCGCTGATCTTTGTCACCGCGCTGGCAGACCGCAATACCCTGGAGCGGGCTAAAAAAGTACTTCCATACGGCTACATTGTTAAGCCGATTGATAATCACGATTTGCTAACAGCCATCGAACTGGCACTGTACAAACACAGCATGGAGCTGGAAAAACTGGCTATTACAACGGATAAGATCAATAGTATCACCAATGCTCCGGTGACCGAACGGGAATTTGAAATGCTGACCGATATTATGAAAGGTCTGACCAATGCGCAAATCAGCGAATCCAGATTCATCTCTGTCAGCACGGTGAAATTTCACATTGGTAAATTACTGGAGAAAATGGAAGTCACCAACCGGGCAGACGCCCTGCACAAGATCATTTCACTGATTACGGATACGCATTAGATTACAGACACCAAACATTTGGCACGAGCATGGAAGAAGAAAATCAGGAAAAAATTCAAATCAACCAGGCTCATCAGTTTGCAGCCTATTATTCCAAATTCTTTTTAGAACAACTGGATAAAGAACTTGACCAGTATCATCTCGGTGATCCGGAAACTTACCCGGATCCCGACGAACAAAAAGAGGGTTAGGATTGTCATTATAGTAGTAGCGGGTTTAGTTTCCGCTCAAACATGTGTCTAAAACCATGCGCATCATGAAACCCAAATCAAAATCCGACAAAAAGGCGTACCCGCATTATCCGGCCAAAGAAGATATCTATAAGCATGAGGAAAAGGTGCCGCTGGACGTATCTGGAAACCCCTTAAAGCCGTCGGTTAAACGGGCTGCCAAATCGTCGGTATCTGCTCCGGAAAATCAACTTGGAGATTCCGAGGCGGAACAAAAGGAAAACAAGCGCATATTCACCGACGCTGAGGATGATGGCTGGAATGAAGCCAATTTCGATGAGGAGCACACCGGTGACGACCTTGATGTTCCGGGCAGTGAGGAAGATGATGATCAGGAAGATATTGGTGAAGAGGACGAAGAAAACAACTACTACAGCCTGGGTGGCGACCGGCATGATGCATAATCGGGGGCTTCCAAGTATAAAATTCATATAATTTTTTTTGAGGAAAGTAATTATCTTGCTGGCTATGCAGACCATGATTTAAAGTAGGATTGGTACGCATTATAGAAAAACCTCAAAAAAACCAAAAAATGAAACTTTTACATGTCAACGCCTCTCCAAGAGGTGCGCAGTCGCGTACGTTGGAGATTAGTAAAGAATTTACCTCTACCCTAAAAGCCCGTTATCCGGATTTAGAAATCAAAGAACTGGATCTCAACAAGATCGAACTGCCCAAAGTAGTAGGTGGCGCTGTCGATGCCAAATACGCCATCATGCAAGGGGGTGCTCCCAGTGAAGATGCCAGATCTACCTGGGAGGAAATCGTGGCATTAGCCAGCGATTTTGTTAATCACGACATGTACCTGATCTCCTGTCCGATGTGGAACTTCTCCATACCCTACCGGTTGAAGCAATACATAGACATTATCATGCAGGCAGGTATCCTGTTTAACTTCACTGAAAATGGCGTGGAAGGACTCGCCAAGGGTAAAAAAATGTATTGCATTACCACACGGGGAAGCAATTATGCCAAGGGAAGTCCCATGGAGCAATTCGACTTCATTGAGCCTTACCTCCGGTCAATATTTGGTTTTGCGGGCATCTATGATATCACATTCGTAAACGCACAACCACTGGATTATGCACCCGGCATCACCCAATCCAGTATGAACCTGGCGAAACATGAAGCCCAGCAAATGGCAGCGGCCATTTAATTGCCAATAAAAGACATATTATCCCGGTGGGGTTCCGATGTACAGGCTCCACCGGATTTTTTTTACAGGCTCTCTGATCAGGTAAACAATAAGACAAGCAACTGCGCAACAAATATCCGGAAGATGGTAACGAGCGGATAGACCTGAGCATAGGATGCTATGGGTACATCCGAGTTCAAATAAGAAGTACTGAATGACAAAGCTGCCGGATCGGTATAGCCGCCGCTCATTAGCCCGGCTAACTGAAGGAAATTAAGTTTCATAAAAAAACCGCCTACCAGCACCATCAGGATCAGTGGAACAAAGGTGATCACTGAACCGTAGACCAGCCACATCCAGCCGTTGTATTGCACAAAATAGTCGTAAAAGTGTTCACCGGCATGGACACCCACCGCTGCAAAGAACAAACTGATACCCAGATCCTTCATGAAATGAATTGCACCGGTGTTGATGTAGGAGTGGATGAAACTGATGCCTCCATAGCGGCTGACGAATAGCGCCATGATCAGCGGTCCCGCAGCAAAACCCAGCCGGATGGGTACTGGCAAACTCGGGATAAGGATTGGAATCGATCCCAATAATATTCCTAAGAGCAGCCCGCCAAACAATGAAAGAAAATCCGGTTCCAGTAATTTCTTTTCCGAATTCCCGATAATCTTCTCCGCCTCATCAATAGCTTCAGGACTCCCTACCACCCGCAGTTTATCACCAAAGAACAATACCAGTGAAGGCCGTGCCAGCAATTCCCTGCCAGCCCGGTACACCCGTGTTACTTTAAGATCGTAGGTATTGTAAAGATCCAGCTCCGTCAGTTTTTTGTGCATGGCTGACTTACGGGTAACAAAAAGTGTCCTGCTGATCAGCCCAGTGCTGGTCTCGATGAATGAGTCATTGGACTCCCTTCCGACCGCCGCGATGAATTCATCTACATCTTTTTCCAGGCCTACAACCATCATCACATCCCCTTTCTGCAGATGTGTGTCCATGGTTGGGGAGAAAACATCCTTAAAACCACTGTGCTTCATGCGGGAAATAACCACCTCCTTATCCAGGTTCTTAAGCACCTGGTGCAAGGTCTGGCCTTCGATCTCCGGATTGATGATCCGGCACTTCTTATGGATCAATGGCTCCTCACGGTTAATCCGCATCATACGAAACTTCTTCAACTCCTTGTCAGGATCCACCTTTAGCAGGAGTTTGGAACCAATGATCGAAAAGATAATCCCAAAGACACCCAGCGGGTAAGTGATCGCATAGCCTATCGCCGGGTCGTTCAGTACCCGCTCCGGGTACTGTTGTCCGATTTCCGTCAATACACTCTTGGCAGCTCCCAGTCCGGGAGTATTGGTGACAGCTCCGGACATGATGCCCACCACATTTTCGATAGGAAGACCGGTGAAGCGGAATACACCATAAGCCATCAGCCCGCCCATCAGGACCATGCCTACTGCCAATAAATTGAACCGGAGCCCTTCGGCCCGGAACGAAGAAAAAAACGAGGGCCCTACCTGCAATCCAATACCATAAACAAAGAATATAAGCCCCAGGTCACGGATAAAATCAAGGATATCGGTTTCGATCCGGTATCCAAAATGACCCAGCAGCAGTCCGGTAAACATTATGGCTGCAACCCCCAACGAGATTTTGCGCACCCGGATCCGGCCGACAAATACGCCGGTGCCAATAGCCAGCATGATAACGACCAGGGACTGGATGACGCCTGGATTTTCGGACGGATAGAGCAGGTCATGGATCCAGTCAAACATAGGTTTTTTGTTTAATTCACTTCCGGACCGGCAACTTTATCTGTGATGGATATTTACTGGAATGGTGAATGGCATTCTTTGCGATCACGCCTTCCGATTCATCGAAGTTATTGCCGCCCGTATTCAAATTGCGCACAAACCTAGGAAAATTACTGCTGGATATTTCAATCCGGATGCGATGACCTTTGTCAAAATAGTTGCTGGTGGCCATCGGAGAAAGTTCCAGTTTATATACCTGGCCATCGGTCATAAATACCTCTTTGTCGTAACCTTCCCGGTAACGTGCCCGCTGGATGGTTTCATCCAGGTTGTACGCCGTACCGTCGGGATAGACATCGATCAGTTTGATGGTAAAATCACTATCCTTGGCATCGGAAGAGACATAGAGGATGGACTCAATATTTCCAGTCACTTCGACCCCTTCAGCAAGCGGATCCGTTGTGTAAACCAGGACATCCTGACGTGCCTCCACCTCGCGCTGATCCCTGGCTCCGCCCTGGATGGCATTGCCAGTACAGCACACATTGCCTCCATGAGAAGGTACAGGATTCATTGGGTCATAGACATAATGATCTGCCTGATCCTGCGCCGGTACCTGCATGGTCAGTTTGCCATCACCATACATCGTATTGGCATCGCCGCCGCTGGCCAGGTAATAGGTTTGTAGCTTGACATCCTGGGGAGGCCATGTCTCCGCGGATTGCCATTTGTTGCTCCCCATGGTATAATAGCGGACATGAGGCATTGACTTCAGCTGACCTTCATCATCACCTTTCAGCCAGTAATCAAACCAGCCGTAGATCATTCCGGAATAATCCAGACGGGCATCACCTACGGAGCGCTCGCCGACAATCGTATTCTCCGTAGCACGGGTATAACTGCAGTGTAAAGTAGGGGCAATGACCATATACTGGTTATCGCGAACCTGAGGATCCGGGGCTGTTTCGCGGACATGATTGAACAATGCGAGGTTAGGCCCAACCGACACATCATACCAGCAGGCAAACCAGAAGGAGGGTACGCCAATGTCCATATTATCATGGACCAGCCCGCCTTTGTACCAATCCGGATCATTGGGTTTGCGACGGATCATTTTATCGTAGATCTCCCTTTTACCATGAATATTCTGCAGGATATCGGTGACCGGCAGATGCGCCAGGGCCGTGTCCATGCCTACCGGTGGATTTTCCGGTGCCAGATCGTAGAACCGGCTGATCCGGATCAGGTCTTCCTGGGTAGCTCCCTCCGGAATACGCGGCTTGAATTTATCGTGCTCCACACCATAAAGCCAGGCAAAGAACAACATTTGCTCAGCACCACCGCGGTACCAGTTGCCCTGCTCATAAAATTTT harbors:
- a CDS encoding 4-hydroxy-tetrahydrodipicolinate synthase produces the protein MTSQPTFWGTGVALVTPLHLDGTIDWEQLARVIDHVLSGGVEYIVSLGTTGEAVTLTTQECKQIVRFTIGEVKGRVPVVVGLFGSNWTAKLVQYVRDFDFTGIDGILSSSPAYTKPSQEGLFQHYAALAKESPVPIILYNVPGRTGMNIAPETMFRLAKAHENIVAVKEASGNLDQIQKLTKHAPENFTILSGDDPSVLSHMVHGVKGAISVIANAYPRTFSDMIRLGLQGKFAEADVLHKQMQDVHPWLYVEGNPVGIKAAMQHLGFGSRQVRLPLVPMSEGNRQKLIEAIQASGL
- a CDS encoding NAD(P)H-dependent oxidoreductase, with the translated sequence MKLLHVNASPRGAQSRTLEISKEFTSTLKARYPDLEIKELDLNKIELPKVVGGAVDAKYAIMQGGAPSEDARSTWEEIVALASDFVNHDMYLISCPMWNFSIPYRLKQYIDIIMQAGILFNFTENGVEGLAKGKKMYCITTRGSNYAKGSPMEQFDFIEPYLRSIFGFAGIYDITFVNAQPLDYAPGITQSSMNLAKHEAQQMAAAI
- a CDS encoding acetyl-CoA carboxylase carboxyltransferase subunit alpha, which codes for MVFLDFEKPLESLYEQLDKIKQVAEQGDVDVSATIQEIENKIKAKKKEIYTNLTGWQRVQLSRHPERPYTLYYISQICKKFIELHGDRNIGDDKAIVGGLAKINGDTLMIIGHQKGINTKMRQYRNFGMANPEGYRKALRLMKMAEKFGFPIVCFIDTPGAYPGIEAEERGQAEAIARNLFEMVKLRVPVICYIIGEGASGGALGIGVGDRVFMLENSWYSVISPENCSTILWRTWDYKEQAAEALKLTADHMLEFGLIDDIVKEPLGGAHTDPETMAKALKKHIKKELTALSEMTPEARITARIDKYANMGHFAVRPPEAEIEPTVQEES
- a CDS encoding putative transporter, whose product is MFDWIHDLLYPSENPGVIQSLVVIMLAIGTGVFVGRIRVRKISLGVAAIMFTGLLLGHFGYRIETDILDFIRDLGLIFFVYGIGLQVGPSFFSSFRAEGLRFNLLAVGMVLMGGLMAYGVFRFTGLPIENVVGIMSGAVTNTPGLGAAKSVLTEIGQQYPERVLNDPAIGYAITYPLGVFGIIFSIIGSKLLLKVDPDKELKKFRMMRINREEPLIHKKCRIINPEIEGQTLHQVLKNLDKEVVISRMKHSGFKDVFSPTMDTHLQKGDVMMVVGLEKDVDEFIAAVGRESNDSFIETSTGLISRTLFVTRKSAMHKKLTELDLYNTYDLKVTRVYRAGRELLARPSLVLFFGDKLRVVGSPEAIDEAEKIIGNSEKKLLEPDFLSLFGGLLLGILLGSIPILIPSLPVPIRLGFAAGPLIMALFVSRYGGISFIHSYINTGAIHFMKDLGISLFFAAVGVHAGEHFYDYFVQYNGWMWLVYGSVITFVPLILMVLVGGFFMKLNFLQLAGLMSGGYTDPAALSFSTSYLNSDVPIASYAQVYPLVTIFRIFVAQLLVLLFT
- a CDS encoding tetratricopeptide repeat protein, whose amino-acid sequence is MKRAKSGWLPGWILITLFAFPLPARCQEMSRDTLIWHANDYFNKSFNQARRNSDLAQIYADSSKMLYEAADEPYGVMRYDYLMGVIERFRGNFPKAKEHLNEFLVAAIDKKDTLKMADTHFQLGTILQNQGLLDEAIEHGYASIRLYEAAGYPQYTADSYTNLGIIYRKLKQYDSAEQQYRRALEIDEELNDLDGQAGNNANLGNLFAEQSRYEEAIQCYRRAMRFDSLNQSLWGLAYDHEDIGNMYNHQGHFREGLNQHFRALGIRRKLPHKREIAFSYQNIGNTYFELLQYDRAIIYLDSAAAIGRDIQALELLSETALVKSKIYAQSGNYRLAYAFNQEYTSLHDTLINQGVTDKINTLNAQFETEIKENQIALLNSENELKSSQLTAKKRQLAGLMIALALFAFLTALVYRLYSRTESQKKLISKNLDEKEILLREIHHRVKNNLQFISSLLNLQTEHIDDEKALSALQEGQDRVQSMALIHQNLYQEDNLTGVKVKDYFIKLIRNLFDSYNIRKNQIELELEVEDLNLDVDTVIPIGLIINELVSNSLKYAFPGKRQGNILVRLEERDDRLELKVRDNGKGISSQEMEQLGSSFGYRLIKVFQNQLNAELTVKDQEGMLVEIKIRKYQKTN
- a CDS encoding CocE/NonD family hydrolase codes for the protein MSRFYYLFLLLGVIQVLPVKAQDKTYEQLAEIAVIDQKVMMPMRDGIRLCTDIYRPKTDQPVPVIFVRTPYNFNMWGDGEMHTRTLQNAMEAVEHGYAYVIQNERGRYFSEGEWDILGVPLTDGYDAFDWLQKQSWCNGKIGTLGCSSTAEWQMAVAALDHPAHAAMVPQSYGAGVGRVGKFYEQGNWYRGGAEQMLFFAWLYGVEHDKFKPRIPEGATQEDLIRISRFYDLAPENPPVGMDTALAHLPVTDILQNIHGKREIYDKMIRRKPNDPDWYKGGLVHDNMDIGVPSFWFACWYDVSVGPNLALFNHVRETAPDPQVRDNQYMVIAPTLHCSYTRATENTIVGERSVGDARLDYSGMIYGWFDYWLKGDDEGQLKSMPHVRYYTMGSNKWQSAETWPPQDVKLQTYYLASGGDANTMYGDGKLTMQVPAQDQADHYVYDPMNPVPSHGGNVCCTGNAIQGGARDQREVEARQDVLVYTTDPLAEGVEVTGNIESILYVSSDAKDSDFTIKLIDVYPDGTAYNLDETIQRARYREGYDKEVFMTDGQVYKLELSPMATSNYFDKGHRIRIEISSSNFPRFVRNLNTGGNNFDESEGVIAKNAIHHSSKYPSQIKLPVRK
- a CDS encoding response regulator transcription factor is translated as MTDVSILIIEDEGIVAEDIASRLRKLGYEVAGIKNSSEQALNFLAIHSPDLILCDIMIDGELDGIQVAEQIYNAKKIPLIFVTALADRNTLERAKKVLPYGYIVKPIDNHDLLTAIELALYKHSMELEKLAITTDKINSITNAPVTEREFEMLTDIMKGLTNAQISESRFISVSTVKFHIGKLLEKMEVTNRADALHKIISLITDTH